One stretch of Juglans microcarpa x Juglans regia isolate MS1-56 chromosome 3D, Jm3101_v1.0, whole genome shotgun sequence DNA includes these proteins:
- the LOC121255452 gene encoding transcription factor bHLH18-like isoform X1 gives MEISSIGGSSELGMEDPRFINQWHMNSVDELSLLPLAATFGESLQHSFTHPNFNLKNAMATTETGTDIPMKKLKSNGWNSYKLEDASYPQLPPTPSVLSFANANYANQMGIVKPKEEAVCSQSMNTLPSDILISQGSLGNQNYVFKAYQGGKRISTSTRLSQTQDHIIAERKRREKLSQRFIALSAIVPGLKKMDKASVLGDAIKYLKQLQERVKTLEEQTTKKNIESVVFVKKSQLFVDGDNSISGFSSEPLNEHLPEIEARFCDKNVLIRIHCEKRKGVLEKSITEIEKLHLTVINSSVMTFGSSALDITIIAQMDEGFCMTVKDLVTNLRSAFELIL, from the exons ATGGAGATTTCTTCCATAGGAGGGTCATCTGAACTG GGTATGGAGGATCCTAGGTTCATCAATCAGTGGCACATGAACTCTGTCGATGAGCTCAGCTTACTGCCACTAGCAGCTACATTTGGAGAGAGTTTGCAACACTCATTCACTCATCCAAACTTCAATCTCAAAAACGCCATGGCAACAACTGAGACTGGTACTGACATACCCATGAAAAAGCTCAAATCCAACGGCTGGAACTCTTACAAACTTGAAGATGCATCATATCCACAACTTCCCCCTACACCAAGCGTTCTATCATTTGCCAATGCGAACTACGCAAATCAAATGGGGATTGTAAAGCCAAAAGAGGAGGCAGTATGTTCCCAGAGCATGAATACCCTTCCTtctgatattttaatttctcaaggTTCCTTGGGGAACCAAAATTATGTATTTAAGGCCTACCAGGGTGGTAAGAGGATTAGCACAAGCACCAGACTTTCTCAAACACAAGATCACATTATAGCAGaaaggaaaaggagagagaagctCAGTCAGCGGTTCATTGCTTTGTCTGCTATAGTTCCTGGCCTAAAGAAG ATGGACAAGGCTTCTGTTCTTGGTGATGCTATTAAATACCTGAAACAACTGCAAGAGCGAGTGAAGACACTTGAGGAACAAACTACGAAGAAAAACATAGAATCAGTGGTCTTTGTAAAGAAGTCACAACTCTTCGTTGATGGTGACAACTCCATCTCAGGCTTCTCCAGCGAACCGCTCAATGAGCATCTACCAGAAATTGAAGCAAGGTTCTGTGACAAAAATGTCCTCATAAGAATTCACTGCGAGAAAAGGAAAGGAGTGCTAGAGAAATCgatcactgaaattgaaaagctcCACCTAACAGTCATTAATAGTAGTGTCATGACATTTGGGAGTTCTGCTCTTGATATCACTATTATTGCTCAG ATGGATGAGGGATTCTGCATGACAGTAAAGGATCTTGTGACGAATCTGCGCTCAGCTTTTGAACTTATCCTGTGA
- the LOC121255352 gene encoding receptor-like protein kinase 7 gives MSANQCLQQRPPPVVLVFLMFLSLISFSKSDELQPLLEFKSALQKSNTNVFSSWTQGNSACNFTGILCNSNGLVTEINLSQQNLHGMLPFDSICSLQSLEKLSLGSNFLYGTITQDLKNCTSLQHLDLGYNSFSGQVPDLSSLGLLNFLNLTKNGFSGPFPWRSLENLTSVAFLSLGDNIFEPSPFPVEVLKLEKLYWLYLSNCSLEGLIPKGLGNLTQLINIELSWNQLSGEIPTDILKLKNLLQLELYYNLLTGKLPVGLGNLTSLVNFDVGHNNLQGNISEVRFLTGLSTLQLFENQFTGEVPEELGEFKKLVKLSLYSNKFTGSLPQKLGSWSDFYYIDVSENFLSGPIPPNMCQNGKMIKLLVLQNSFTGGIPENYANCSSLIRIRVANNSLSGVVPAGIWALPNLSILDVSMNSFEGPVASNIDKAKSLAQLFLSNNRFSGELPLTISKTSALVSMQLSSNQFSGQIPATIGGLKNLNSLHLDENNFSGSIPDSLGSCVSLTDINLSGNSLSGNIPAGLGSLLTLNSLNLSNNNLSGEIPTSLSSPKLSLLDLSNNQLIGQIPEALSIEVFSDSFDGNPGLCSPNFKHFRLCSSGSRTTSHHLWTLISCFIAGALILLVLLCFLYVKLRHNNLDRPLKSNYWDMKPYRVIGFVENEITDAIKKENLIGKGGSGNVYKVVLSDGKELAVKHIWMSDPGDQKNCQSSSAMLRKRIFRSAEYEAEVATLSSLRHVNLVKLYCSITSEDSNLLVYEYLPNGSLWDRLHACRKIEIGWKVRYEIALGAARGLEYLHHGYDRPVIHRDVKSSNILLDGDWKPRIADFGLAKIVNPGGGDWTHVVAGTLGYIAPECAYAYKINEKCDVYSFGVVLMELVTGKRPIEQDFGESRDIVCWVYSQMNSKETLHYLLDSTISEDLKEDAIKVLRIAIHCTARLPSLRPSMRMVIQMLEEAEPCKLTNIIVNKECQDSSDERWKNISRARALELES, from the exons ATGTCGGCCAACCAATGTTTGCAGCAGCGGCCGCCTCCAGTGGTGCTCGTATTTCTAATGTTTTTGAGCCTGATATCTTTCTCCAAATCAGATGAGCTTCAACCACTTCTCGAATTCAAGTCTGCTCTCCAAAAGTCAAATACCAATGTTTTCAGTTCCTGGACACAAGGTAACTCCGCTTGCAACTTCACTGGAATTCTATGCAACTCCAATGGGCTTGTCACGGAAATCAATCTCTCCCAACAAAATTTACATGGGATGCTTCCATTTGATTCAATATGCTCGCTTCAGTCGTTAGAGAAACTCTCTCTCGGGTCCAATTTCTTGTACGGTACCATCACTCAGGACTTGAAAAATTGCACTAGTTTGCAACATTTGGACTTGGGTTACAATTCATTTTCTGGACAAGTTCCTGACTTATCTTCTTTAGGCTTATTGAATTTCTTGAATTTAACCAAAAACGGGTTTTCTGGGCCATTTCCATGGAGATCACTGGAAAATCTTACGAGTGTCGCTTTCTTAAGCCTGGGTGACAATATCTTTGAACCAAGTCCCTTTCCTGTGGAAGTCTTGAAGCTTGAGAAATTGTACTGGCTTTACCTCTCAAACTGCAGCCTCGAAGGACTAATTCCGAAGGGTCTAGGAAACCTTACTCAACTCATAAATATTGAGCTTTCCTGGAACCAATTGTCCGGCGAAATCCCGACGGATATTCTAAAGCTCAAAAATCTTTTGCAACTTGAACTTTACTATAACTTATTGACCGGAAAACTGCCGGTTGGATTAGGAAATCTTACGAGTCTTGTAAATTTTGATGTGGGTCATAACAACCTCCAAGGCAATATTTCGGAGGTGAGATTCTTGACAGGGCTTTCTACTTTACAACTCTTTGAGAACCAGTTCACAGGGGAGGTTCCAGAAGAGCTTGGGGAGTTCAAGAAACTCGTCAAGTTGTCGCTCTACAGTAACAAGTTCACCGGTTCTCTTCCTCAAAAGCTCGGCTCGTGGTCAGACTTCTATTACATTGATGTTTCGGAGAATTTCTTGAGCGGTCCTATACCGCCTAACATGTGCCAGAATGGCAAAATGATTAAACTGCTTGTGTTACAGAATAGTTTCACCGGTGGAATCCCAGAAAACTATGCGAATTGCTCGTCTTTGATTCGGATACGGGTGGCAAACAATTCTCTTTCGGGTGTTGTTCCGGCAGGGATATGGGCCTTGCCCAACTTATCCATACTTGATGTTTCTATGAACAGTTTCGAAGGTCCGGTGGCATCCAATATTGATAAAGCAAAATCTCTTGCACAATTATTTCTATCAAACAATCGCTTCTCTGGTGAATTGCCTTTGACGATTTCCAAAACCTCGGCTTTAGTCTCAATGCAGCTGAGTTCTAATCAATTTTCTGGTCAGATCCCAGCAACAATTGGTGGGTTGAAGAATCTAAACAGTCTACATCTAGATGAAAACAATTTTTCTGGCTCTATACCGGATTCGTTAGGCTCATGTGTTTCCCTCACCGACATAAACCTCTCTGGAAATTCACTTTCAGGCAACATTCCAGCAGGTCTTGGATCTTTGCTTACTCTCAACTCCTTGAATTTGTCCAATAACAACCTTTCTGGTGAAATTCCTACCAGTTTGTCATCACCAAAACTAAGCCTTCTTGACCTGTCAAACAACCAGTTGATCGGCCAGATACCTGAGGCTCTGTCCATCGAAGTCTTCAGTGACAGCTTCGATGGAAATCCAGGCTTATGCAGTCCGAATTTCAAGCATTTCAGGCTATGTTCATCGGGTTCCAGAACAACGAGCCATCATCTCTGGACTCTGATTTCCTGTTTTATTGCCGGAGCTTTGATTCTGCTTGTTTTGCTATGTTTCCTATATGTTAAGCTAAGACATAATAACCTTGATCGTCCATTGAAGTCGAATTATTGGGATATGAAGCCGTATAGAGTAATAGGCTTTGTAGAGAATGAAATCACTGATgccataaaaaaggaaaatctgattGGGAAAGGAGGCTCAGGGAATGTGTACAAGGTAGTATTATCAGATGGTAAGGAACTTGCTGTAAAGCACATTTGGATGTCCGATCCAGGTGACCAGAAAAATTGCCAGAGCAGCTCGGCTATGCTGAGAAAAAGGATTTTCCGGTCAGCAGAGTATGAAGCTGAGGTGGCCACATTAAGCTCACTGAGGCACGTGAACTTGGTGAAGCTCTACTGCAGCATCACAAGTGAGGATAGTAATCTGTTGGTTTACGAGTACTTGCCAAATGGGAGCTTGTGGGATAGGCTGCATGCTTGCAGGAAGATTGAGATAGGATGGAAGGTGAGGTATGAGATTGCATTAGGGGCTGCTAGGGGATTGGAGTATCTGCACCATGGGTATGATAGACCAGTGATACACCGCGATGTGAAATCAAGTAACATTTTGCTGGATGGGGATTGGAAGCCAAGGATAGCTGATTTTGGTTTAGCTAAGATTGTCAATCCTGGTGGAGGGGATTGGACCCATGTTGTTGCTGGGACACTCGGATACATTGCTCCTG AATGTGCATATGCATACAAGATAAATGAGAAGTGTGATGTCTATAGCTTTGGGGTAGTACTTATGGAGCTGGTCACGGGGAAGAGACCGATTGAGCAAGACTTTGGAGAGAGCAGGGACATAGTCTGTTGGGTATACAGCCAAATGAATAGCAAAGAGACTCTTCATTACTTACTGGACTCGACCATCTCTGAGGATCTAAAGGAAGATGCAATAAAGGTGTTGAGAATCGCAATCCATTGCACGGCAAGACTTCCAAGCCTAAGACCCTCCATGAGAATGGTAATTCAGATGCTAGAAGAAGCTGAGCCATGTAAGCTTACCAACATCATTGTCAATAAAGAATGCCAAGATAGTTCAGAtgagagatggaagaatataaGCAGGGCCCGAGCCCTTGAACTTGAAAGTTAA
- the LOC121255416 gene encoding uncharacterized protein LOC121255416 has translation MLCYNSQLEKSLRCLRESIRSISPMASKSLAFLSVLFFLLTIPISSSSALHASSDFNVPYPKAIADLKEAIVKGLGFQADDFKVSGFDLRDAQVGHSVAYEFDVEVDNKVLPFKLLEDVNRWEYVDLPIFRVEEPGRPVADQNGLVERGKSDPGLPVLAPFQLAGPMELWIQDAKDMRLSLPHDVDAGVLKKVVLADGAVVTVKGARSVSLRHPLDLPLPLNRTQNGFASGLLTLAERLRHASRAQGAPLLSLRIVGPTSLTSPASSSSSSNNRLKLKRLAPGLVELFSPSKALSTIDLEEEATLLTPSHFTTMWPLASVNGSNSNLLGFEALLSSVLGPKAHKKGSFRLLKADVSAQTFLKIGFGVEKKLKEGDGFDLVDFPAWRTKPERVSMHFEVLAKVDGEKVVPEKITQVNPVLVEDTMAPNLVVGNVTMSKTPIVHPPPDPFTL, from the exons ATGCTATGCTATAATTCGCAACTGGAAAAAAGCCTCCGGTGTCTTCGAGAATCAATCCGATCGATCTCTCCGATGGCCTCTAAATCCCTCGCTTTCCTATCagtcctcttcttcctccttacCATCCCAATTTCGTCGTCCTCGGCTCTGCATGCCTCGTCGGATTTCAATGTTCCCTACCCTAAAGCAATTGCT GACTTGAAGGAAGCGATCGTTAAGGGACTAGGGTTTCAAGCGGATGATTTTAAGGTTTCCGGGTTCGATCTGAGGGATGCCCAGGTGGGGCATTCGGTGGCGTACGAATTCGACGTGGAGGTTGACAATAAGGTCCTCCCCTTCAAGCTTTTGGAGGATGTGAACCGCTGGGAGTACGTGGATTTGCCGATCTTCCGGGTGGAGGAGCCGGGCCGACCTGTTGCCGACCAGAACGGGCTGGTTGAGAGGGGGAAATCGGATCCCGGGTTGCCAGTTCTCGCTCCGTTTCAATTGGCTGGACCCATGGAGCTCTGGATTCAGGATGCCAAAGATATGCGCCTCTCGCTGCCG CATGATGTGGATGCCGGTGTCTTGAAGAAAGTTGTTTTAGCAGATGGTGCAGTTGTTACTGTCAAGGGTGCTAGGTCAGTAAGCCTACGTCACCCACTTGATCTCCCACTCCCATTAAACCGAACCCAAAATGGATTTGCCTCTGGTCTTCTAACCTTGGCGGAACGGCTCCGCCATGCTTCTCGCGCTCAAGGTGCCCCGCTCCTTTCCCTTCGCATTGTTGGTCCTACCTCACTTACAAGCCCTGCCTCATCTTCGTCCTCTTCCAATAACAGGCTCAAGCTCAAGCGCCTTGCGCCAGGGCTTGTGGAGTTATTCTCACCATCAAAGGCCCTTTCCACTATTGATCTTGAAGAAGAAGCCACCCTTCTCACTCCAAGTCATTTTACGACTATGTGGCCTCTTGCTTCTGTCAACGGCTCAAACTCAAACTTGCTTGGTTTTGAGGCATTGCTCTCTTCTGTGCTGGGTCCTAAGGCCCACAAGAAAGGTTCCTTCAGGCTGTTGAAGGCAGACGTGTCAGCTCAGACGTTTCTAAAGATAGGTTTTGGGGTTGAGAAGAAGTTGAAAGAAGGAGATGGATTTGATTTGGTGGATTTCCCCGCATGGAGGACGAAGCCGGAGAGAGTGAGCATGCATTTTGAGGTTCTGGCAAAGGTGGATGGTGAGAAGGTTGTACCGGAGAAAATCACACAAGTTAACCCCGTACTTGTGGAGGACACTATGGCACCAAATCTGGTTGTGGGGAATGTGACGATGTCAAAGACCCCTATAGTTCATCCTCCTCCCGACCCTTTCACCTTGTAA
- the LOC121255452 gene encoding transcription factor bHLH18-like isoform X2: MEDPRFINQWHMNSVDELSLLPLAATFGESLQHSFTHPNFNLKNAMATTETGTDIPMKKLKSNGWNSYKLEDASYPQLPPTPSVLSFANANYANQMGIVKPKEEAVCSQSMNTLPSDILISQGSLGNQNYVFKAYQGGKRISTSTRLSQTQDHIIAERKRREKLSQRFIALSAIVPGLKKMDKASVLGDAIKYLKQLQERVKTLEEQTTKKNIESVVFVKKSQLFVDGDNSISGFSSEPLNEHLPEIEARFCDKNVLIRIHCEKRKGVLEKSITEIEKLHLTVINSSVMTFGSSALDITIIAQMDEGFCMTVKDLVTNLRSAFELIL; this comes from the exons ATGGAGGATCCTAGGTTCATCAATCAGTGGCACATGAACTCTGTCGATGAGCTCAGCTTACTGCCACTAGCAGCTACATTTGGAGAGAGTTTGCAACACTCATTCACTCATCCAAACTTCAATCTCAAAAACGCCATGGCAACAACTGAGACTGGTACTGACATACCCATGAAAAAGCTCAAATCCAACGGCTGGAACTCTTACAAACTTGAAGATGCATCATATCCACAACTTCCCCCTACACCAAGCGTTCTATCATTTGCCAATGCGAACTACGCAAATCAAATGGGGATTGTAAAGCCAAAAGAGGAGGCAGTATGTTCCCAGAGCATGAATACCCTTCCTtctgatattttaatttctcaaggTTCCTTGGGGAACCAAAATTATGTATTTAAGGCCTACCAGGGTGGTAAGAGGATTAGCACAAGCACCAGACTTTCTCAAACACAAGATCACATTATAGCAGaaaggaaaaggagagagaagctCAGTCAGCGGTTCATTGCTTTGTCTGCTATAGTTCCTGGCCTAAAGAAG ATGGACAAGGCTTCTGTTCTTGGTGATGCTATTAAATACCTGAAACAACTGCAAGAGCGAGTGAAGACACTTGAGGAACAAACTACGAAGAAAAACATAGAATCAGTGGTCTTTGTAAAGAAGTCACAACTCTTCGTTGATGGTGACAACTCCATCTCAGGCTTCTCCAGCGAACCGCTCAATGAGCATCTACCAGAAATTGAAGCAAGGTTCTGTGACAAAAATGTCCTCATAAGAATTCACTGCGAGAAAAGGAAAGGAGTGCTAGAGAAATCgatcactgaaattgaaaagctcCACCTAACAGTCATTAATAGTAGTGTCATGACATTTGGGAGTTCTGCTCTTGATATCACTATTATTGCTCAG ATGGATGAGGGATTCTGCATGACAGTAAAGGATCTTGTGACGAATCTGCGCTCAGCTTTTGAACTTATCCTGTGA